Proteins from a single region of Streptomyces spectabilis:
- a CDS encoding alpha-L-fucosidase, giving the protein MRRGGALPLWAAVLSLLSGLLLVGTGTGTARPAPPAADPPRQQPLRNATAGLFLHWGMFTSPKHYDCAAWEKAVTDSGWTPEYWVDEARKLDASYIVLATFHSRLGYARPWPSKIPGSCSTRRDFLGELIAAGEAKGVRTILYMTDDPKWHDEQGVETLDSAAYSAHKGRDVDLTTRPGFGEFSYDNFFEVMADQPKLSGFWIDNDNEYWERHRLYEQIRERRPDLTLSNNNEDTPIMDMVSHEQKTGMTPAYDQPSAIWTPMPRLTESCYKVPSTGAWWYDGQDRPVDTGLNVGRYVANAGTSIKSLMDLQAMVDGRFPPQQQKFTDFMKDYLPPIRESLHGVHGGGYAHGGMQPGAWNDGAYGYVTVSRARPTTQYVHVTTRPTTGDRVRLRDNGHRVTAVSDLRTGARLPYDQRDGRLTIRSIEDWDAYDTVLKVETAKDRYGVYPTGSVTADEPRLTDGDFTTYTDNQGTLPVSFTLDLGGRRKAAYLGVNQREWSPTHNRSTFGRPEDSARIKDYTVSASDDGRRWRQVAAGVLESARGIRFIDLGDGPDGLKARYLKLDVSTTWSAPSAPNFHRRLRIDEIQVGHDHVRSR; this is encoded by the coding sequence ATGAGACGCGGCGGCGCCCTGCCCCTGTGGGCCGCCGTCCTGTCCCTGCTCAGCGGTCTCCTGCTCGTCGGCACCGGCACCGGCACCGCCCGCCCGGCACCGCCCGCCGCGGACCCGCCCCGCCAGCAGCCGCTCCGCAACGCCACCGCCGGGCTCTTCCTGCACTGGGGCATGTTCACGAGCCCCAAGCACTACGACTGCGCGGCCTGGGAGAAGGCCGTCACCGACAGCGGCTGGACCCCCGAGTACTGGGTCGACGAGGCGAGGAAGCTCGACGCGAGCTACATCGTCCTCGCCACCTTCCACTCCCGCCTCGGCTACGCCCGCCCCTGGCCGTCGAAGATCCCCGGCAGCTGCTCCACGCGGCGCGACTTCCTCGGCGAGCTGATCGCGGCGGGCGAGGCCAAGGGCGTCAGAACGATCCTCTACATGACCGACGACCCCAAGTGGCACGACGAACAGGGCGTCGAGACCCTCGACTCGGCCGCGTACTCCGCCCACAAGGGCCGCGACGTCGACCTCACCACGCGCCCCGGCTTCGGCGAGTTCTCGTACGACAACTTCTTCGAGGTCATGGCGGACCAGCCGAAGCTGTCCGGCTTCTGGATCGACAACGACAACGAGTACTGGGAGCGGCACCGGCTCTACGAGCAGATCCGCGAACGGCGTCCGGACCTGACGCTCAGCAACAACAACGAGGACACCCCGATCATGGACATGGTGTCCCACGAGCAGAAGACCGGCATGACCCCGGCCTACGACCAGCCGTCGGCGATCTGGACGCCGATGCCACGCCTGACCGAGTCCTGCTACAAGGTGCCGAGCACCGGCGCCTGGTGGTACGACGGCCAGGACCGCCCCGTCGACACGGGCCTCAACGTCGGCCGGTACGTCGCCAACGCGGGCACCTCCATCAAGTCCCTCATGGACCTCCAGGCCATGGTCGACGGCCGCTTCCCGCCTCAGCAGCAGAAGTTCACCGACTTCATGAAGGACTACCTGCCGCCGATCCGGGAGTCCCTGCACGGCGTCCACGGCGGCGGCTACGCCCACGGCGGCATGCAGCCCGGCGCCTGGAACGACGGCGCGTACGGCTACGTCACCGTCAGCCGCGCCCGGCCCACCACGCAGTACGTCCACGTCACCACCCGGCCCACCACCGGCGACCGGGTCCGCCTGCGCGACAACGGCCACCGCGTCACCGCCGTCAGCGACCTGCGCACCGGCGCACGCCTGCCGTACGACCAGCGGGACGGCCGCCTCACCATCCGGTCGATCGAGGACTGGGACGCCTACGACACCGTCCTGAAGGTGGAGACGGCGAAGGACCGCTACGGCGTCTACCCCACCGGCTCGGTGACGGCGGACGAACCCCGGCTCACCGACGGCGACTTCACCACGTACACGGACAACCAGGGGACCCTGCCCGTCTCCTTCACGCTCGACCTCGGCGGCCGCAGGAAGGCCGCGTACCTCGGGGTCAACCAGCGCGAGTGGTCCCCCACCCACAACCGCTCCACCTTCGGCAGGCCCGAGGACTCCGCCCGGATCAAGGACTACACGGTGTCGGCGAGCGACGACGGCCGACGGTGGCGCCAGGTCGCGGCGGGCGTCCTGGAGAGCGCCCGCGGCATCCGCTTCATCGACCTCGGCGACGGTCCGGACGGTCTGAAGGCCCGCTATCTGAAGCTCGACGTGAGCACCACCTGGAGCGCTCCCAGCGCCCCGAACTTCCACCGCCGCCTCAGGATCGACGAGATCCAGGTGGGCCACGACCACGTACGGAGCCGCTGA
- a CDS encoding acyl-CoA dehydrogenase family protein, protein MSAPTTPPPSPASKPSVTEREARQVAEAAREQDWRKPSFAKELFLGRFRLDLIHPHPLPATQDAQRGEEFLAKLRDFCETKIDGERIERDALIPDEVVNGLKELGALGMKIDTKYGGLGLTQVYYNKALALVGSACPSLGALLSAHQSIGVPQPLKLFGTQEQKDAFLPRCARTDISAFLLTEPDVGSDPARLATTAVPDGEDYVLDGVKLWTTNGVVADLLVVMARVPRSEGHKGGITAFVVEAASEGITVENRNAFMGLRGLENGVTRFHRVRVPAANRIGPEGAGLKIALTTLNTGRLSLPAMCVGAGKWCLKIAREWTGAREQWGKPVAYHEAVGSKISFIAATTFALEAVLDLSSQMADEDRNDIRIEAALAKLYGSEMACLMADELVQIRGGRGFETAASLKARGERAVPAEQILRDLRINRIFEGSTEIMHLLIAREAVDAHLKVAGDLIDPDKTLSDKARAGAAAGAFYARWLPKLVAGPGQLPRAYADFAPPGHPDLSGHLRYAERAARRLARSTFYGMSRWQGRMETKQGFLGRIVDIGAELFAISAACVRADLLRTTEDHGREAYQLADAFCRQSRIRVDELFGRLWTNTDDLDRQVVKGVLAGTYTWLEQGVIDPSDDGPWIADAAPGPSERENVHRPIR, encoded by the coding sequence ATGTCCGCACCAACCACCCCACCCCCGTCCCCCGCATCGAAGCCCTCCGTCACCGAACGCGAGGCCCGCCAGGTCGCCGAGGCCGCCCGTGAGCAGGACTGGCGCAAACCGAGCTTCGCCAAGGAGCTGTTCCTCGGCCGCTTCCGGCTCGACCTGATCCACCCGCACCCGCTGCCCGCCACCCAGGACGCCCAGCGCGGCGAGGAGTTCCTGGCCAAGCTGCGCGACTTCTGCGAGACGAAGATCGACGGCGAGCGCATCGAGCGGGACGCGCTCATCCCGGACGAGGTGGTCAACGGGCTCAAGGAGCTCGGCGCGCTCGGCATGAAGATCGACACGAAGTACGGCGGTCTCGGCCTGACGCAGGTGTACTACAACAAGGCCCTCGCGCTCGTCGGCTCCGCCTGCCCCTCGCTCGGTGCCCTGCTGTCCGCGCACCAGTCGATCGGCGTCCCGCAGCCGCTGAAGCTCTTCGGCACGCAGGAGCAGAAGGACGCCTTCCTGCCGCGCTGCGCCCGCACCGACATCTCCGCCTTCCTGCTCACCGAGCCGGACGTCGGCTCCGACCCGGCGCGGCTCGCGACGACCGCGGTGCCGGACGGCGAGGACTACGTACTGGACGGCGTGAAGCTCTGGACGACCAACGGCGTCGTCGCGGACCTGCTGGTGGTGATGGCGCGCGTGCCCCGGTCCGAGGGGCACAAGGGCGGCATCACCGCGTTCGTGGTCGAGGCGGCGTCCGAGGGGATCACGGTCGAGAACCGCAACGCCTTCATGGGCCTGCGCGGCCTGGAGAACGGCGTCACCCGCTTCCACCGGGTGCGCGTCCCGGCCGCGAACCGCATCGGTCCGGAGGGCGCGGGCCTGAAGATCGCCCTCACCACCCTCAACACCGGCCGCCTTTCGCTGCCCGCGATGTGCGTGGGCGCGGGCAAGTGGTGCCTGAAGATCGCCCGGGAGTGGACGGGCGCCCGCGAGCAGTGGGGCAAGCCCGTCGCCTACCACGAGGCCGTCGGGTCGAAGATCTCCTTCATCGCCGCCACGACCTTCGCCCTTGAGGCGGTACTCGACCTGTCCTCGCAGATGGCCGACGAGGACCGCAACGACATCCGCATCGAGGCCGCCCTCGCCAAGCTGTACGGCTCCGAGATGGCCTGCCTCATGGCCGACGAGCTGGTGCAGATCCGCGGCGGCCGCGGCTTCGAGACCGCCGCGTCCCTCAAGGCCCGCGGCGAGCGGGCCGTACCGGCCGAGCAGATCCTGCGCGACCTGCGCATCAACCGCATCTTCGAGGGCTCGACGGAGATCATGCACCTGCTGATCGCCCGCGAGGCCGTCGACGCCCACCTCAAGGTGGCGGGCGACCTGATCGATCCCGACAAGACCCTGTCCGACAAGGCCAGGGCCGGCGCCGCCGCCGGCGCCTTCTACGCCCGCTGGCTGCCCAAGCTCGTCGCGGGACCCGGCCAGCTCCCGCGCGCGTACGCCGACTTCGCCCCGCCCGGTCACCCCGACCTGTCCGGGCACCTGAGGTACGCGGAGCGCGCGGCGCGGCGCCTGGCCCGCTCCACGTTCTACGGGATGTCGCGCTGGCAGGGCCGCATGGAGACCAAGCAGGGCTTCCTCGGCCGGATCGTCGACATCGGCGCGGAGCTGTTCGCGATCAGCGCGGCGTGCGTGCGCGCCGATCTCCTGCGCACCACCGAGGACCACGGCCGCGAGGCGTACCAGCTGGCCGACGCGTTCTGCCGCCAGTCCCGCATCCGCGTCGACGAGCTGTTCGGGCGTCTGTGGACCAACACCGACGACCTGGACCGCCAGGTCGTCAAGGGCGTCCTCGCCGGTACGTACACCTGGCTGGAGCAGGGCGTGATCGACCCCAGCGACGACGGACCGTGGATCGCCGACGCGGCGCCGGGTCCCAGCGAACGGGAGAACGTCCACCGCCCCATCCGCTGA
- a CDS encoding GNAT family N-acetyltransferase, whose protein sequence is MLTQTTTRVLEPSDLDAALAVLDREPVANAFVTARVQVAGLDPWRLGGEMWGWYADGMLESLCYAGANLVPICATPRAVRAFADRARRTGRRCSSIVGPAEATAQLWRLLEPSWGPAREVRAQQPLMVADRLPDDVTPDPYVRRVRKDEMETIMPACVAMFTEEVGVSPLSGDGGLLYQARVAELVGSGRSFARLDRDGRVMFKAEIGAATPRACQVQGVWVAPEYRGRGLAAPAMAAVLRYALADVAPVVSLYVNDFNTPARAAYRRVGFEEVGAFMSVLF, encoded by the coding sequence GTGTTGACCCAGACCACCACCAGGGTCCTCGAACCGAGTGACCTGGACGCAGCGCTCGCCGTGCTCGACCGCGAGCCGGTCGCCAACGCCTTCGTGACCGCCCGGGTGCAGGTCGCGGGCCTCGACCCGTGGCGCCTCGGCGGCGAGATGTGGGGCTGGTACGCCGACGGCATGCTGGAGTCCCTCTGCTACGCGGGCGCCAACCTCGTGCCGATCTGCGCCACCCCGCGCGCCGTGCGCGCCTTCGCCGACCGGGCCCGCAGGACCGGCCGCCGCTGCTCCTCCATCGTCGGCCCCGCCGAGGCCACCGCCCAGCTCTGGCGCCTCCTCGAACCCTCCTGGGGCCCCGCCCGCGAGGTCCGCGCCCAGCAGCCGCTCATGGTCGCCGACCGGCTCCCCGACGACGTCACGCCCGATCCGTACGTCCGCCGCGTCCGCAAGGACGAGATGGAGACGATCATGCCGGCGTGCGTGGCGATGTTCACCGAGGAGGTCGGCGTCTCGCCGCTCTCCGGCGACGGCGGCCTGCTCTACCAGGCCCGGGTCGCCGAACTCGTCGGCTCCGGCCGCTCCTTCGCCCGCCTCGACCGCGACGGCCGGGTCATGTTCAAGGCCGAGATCGGCGCCGCGACCCCCCGGGCCTGCCAGGTGCAGGGCGTGTGGGTGGCCCCCGAGTACCGCGGCCGCGGCCTCGCCGCCCCCGCCATGGCCGCCGTCCTGCGCTACGCCCTCGCGGACGTGGCGCCCGTCGTCAGCCTGTACGTCAACGACTTCAACACCCCGGCCCGCGCGGCCTACCGCAGGGTCGGCTTCGAGGAAGTCGGCGCGTTCATGAGCGTGCTGTTCTGA
- the ispG gene encoding flavodoxin-dependent (E)-4-hydroxy-3-methylbut-2-enyl-diphosphate synthase, which produces MTAVSLGIPSVPTKLADRRVSRKIQVGSVAVGGDAPVSVQSMTTTRTSDIGATLQQIAELTASGCQIVRVACPTQDDADALSVIARKSQIPVIADIHFQPKYVFAAIDAGCAAVRVNPGNIKQFDDKVKEIAKAAGETGTPIRIGVNAGSLDARLLKKYGKATPDALVESALWEASLFEEHGFRDIKISVKHNDPVVMVNAYRQLAAACDYPLHLGVTEAGPAFQGTIKSAVAFGALLAEGIGDTIRVSLSAPPAEEVKVGIQILESLNLRQRRLEIVSCPSCGRAQVDVYKLADEVTAGLEGMEVPLRVAVMGCVVNGPGEAREADLGVASGNGKGQIFVKGEVIKTVPESKIVETLIEEAMKIAEQMEKDGIPSGEPEVTIS; this is translated from the coding sequence ATGACTGCCGTTTCTCTCGGAATCCCGTCCGTTCCGACCAAGCTGGCCGACCGCAGGGTCAGCCGCAAGATCCAGGTCGGTTCGGTGGCCGTCGGCGGGGACGCACCGGTGTCGGTGCAGTCGATGACGACGACGCGTACGTCCGACATCGGGGCGACGCTTCAGCAGATCGCCGAGCTGACGGCTTCGGGCTGTCAGATCGTGCGGGTGGCGTGCCCGACGCAGGACGACGCGGACGCGCTGTCGGTCATTGCCAGGAAGTCGCAGATCCCGGTGATCGCCGATATTCACTTCCAGCCGAAGTACGTGTTCGCGGCGATCGACGCGGGCTGTGCGGCGGTCCGGGTGAACCCGGGGAACATCAAGCAGTTCGACGACAAGGTCAAGGAGATCGCGAAGGCCGCCGGTGAGACGGGCACGCCCATCCGGATCGGTGTGAACGCGGGCTCCCTGGACGCGCGGCTCCTGAAGAAGTACGGCAAGGCGACGCCGGACGCTCTGGTGGAGTCGGCGCTGTGGGAGGCGTCGCTGTTCGAGGAGCACGGTTTCCGGGACATCAAGATCTCGGTGAAGCACAACGATCCGGTGGTGATGGTCAATGCCTACCGGCAGTTGGCGGCCGCGTGTGATTACCCGTTGCACTTGGGTGTGACGGAGGCGGGTCCGGCGTTCCAGGGCACGATCAAGTCGGCGGTGGCGTTCGGTGCGCTGCTTGCCGAGGGTATCGGTGACACGATCCGGGTCTCGTTGTCGGCGCCTCCGGCGGAGGAGGTCAAGGTCGGGATTCAGATTCTGGAGTCGTTGAATCTGCGTCAGCGGCGTCTGGAGATCGTGTCGTGTCCGTCGTGCGGGCGGGCGCAGGTGGATGTGTACAAGCTCGCGGACGAGGTGACGGCGGGGCTCGAGGGCATGGAGGTGCCGCTGCGGGTGGCGGTCATGGGCTGTGTCGTGAACGGTCCGGGTGAGGCGCGTGAGGCCGATCTCGGGGTGGCGTCCGGCAATGGCAAGGGGCAGATCTTTGTGAAGGGCGAGGTCATCAAGACGGTGCCCGAGTCGAAGATCGTGGAGACCCTGATCGAGGAGGCCATGAAGATCGCGGAGCAGATGGAGAAGGACGGGATCCCTTCGGGCGAGCCTGAGGTCACCATCAGCTGA
- the dxr gene encoding 1-deoxy-D-xylulose-5-phosphate reductoisomerase, translating to MSESPAPLADPHLVFDPVTTDGPREIVVLGSTGSIGTQAIDLVLRNPDRFRVTGLSAAGGRVALLAEQARRLRVGTVAVAREDVVPALREALREEYGAGEPLPEILAGPDAATRLAASPCHTVLNGITGSIGLAPTLAALEAGRTLALANKESLIVGGPLVKALAKPGQIIPVDSEHAALFQALAAGTRADVRKLVVTASGGPFRGRTKAELADVTPKDALAHPTWAMGPVITVNSATLVNKGLEVIEAHLLYDIPFDRIEVVVHPQSYVHSMVEFTDGSTLAQATPPDMGGPIAIGLGWPERVPDAAPAFDWTKASTWEFFPLDTEAFPSVGLARHVGELAGTAPAVFNAANEECVDAFLAGALPFNGIMETVTRVVGEHGTPRTGTSLTVADVLEAETWARARARELTASTQTTAEARA from the coding sequence ATGAGCGAAAGCCCCGCACCCCTCGCCGACCCGCATCTCGTCTTCGACCCCGTCACCACTGACGGGCCGCGGGAGATCGTCGTCCTCGGCTCCACGGGATCGATCGGTACGCAGGCGATCGACCTCGTGCTGCGCAACCCCGACCGCTTCCGGGTCACCGGCCTGTCCGCTGCGGGCGGCCGCGTCGCGCTGCTCGCCGAGCAGGCCAGGCGCCTTCGGGTGGGGACCGTCGCGGTCGCCCGTGAGGACGTCGTGCCCGCGCTGCGGGAGGCGCTGCGCGAGGAGTACGGGGCCGGGGAGCCGCTCCCCGAGATCCTCGCGGGTCCGGACGCGGCCACCCGGCTCGCTGCCTCGCCCTGCCACACGGTGCTCAACGGCATCACCGGCTCCATCGGCCTCGCCCCCACGCTCGCCGCCCTGGAGGCGGGCCGCACGCTCGCGCTCGCCAACAAGGAGTCGCTGATCGTGGGGGGCCCGCTGGTCAAGGCGCTCGCCAAGCCCGGCCAGATCATCCCGGTCGACTCCGAGCACGCCGCGCTCTTCCAGGCGCTCGCCGCGGGCACCCGCGCCGACGTCCGCAAGCTCGTCGTGACCGCGTCCGGCGGCCCCTTCCGCGGCCGTACGAAGGCGGAGCTCGCCGACGTCACGCCGAAGGACGCGCTCGCGCACCCGACGTGGGCGATGGGCCCGGTGATCACGGTGAACTCCGCGACCCTGGTGAACAAGGGCCTGGAGGTGATCGAGGCCCACCTCCTCTACGACATCCCCTTCGACCGCATCGAGGTCGTCGTCCACCCCCAGTCGTACGTGCACTCCATGGTCGAGTTCACCGACGGCTCCACGCTCGCCCAGGCGACCCCGCCGGACATGGGCGGGCCCATCGCGATCGGGCTCGGCTGGCCCGAGCGGGTGCCGGACGCGGCGCCCGCGTTCGACTGGACGAAGGCCTCCACCTGGGAGTTCTTCCCCCTCGACACCGAGGCGTTCCCGTCGGTGGGGCTCGCCCGGCACGTCGGGGAGCTCGCGGGCACGGCCCCGGCGGTGTTCAATGCGGCCAACGAGGAGTGCGTCGACGCCTTCCTGGCGGGCGCGCTGCCGTTCAACGGCATCATGGAGACCGTCACCCGGGTCGTCGGCGAGCACGGCACACCGCGTACGGGAACCTCCCTGACCGTGGCGGACGTCCTCGAGGCGGAGACCTGGGCCCGGGCCCGGGCCCGGGAACTGACGGCTTCGACCCAGACGACCGCGGAGGCTCGTGCATGA
- a CDS encoding M50 family metallopeptidase, protein MTTLMMILGIGVFVVGLLFSIAWHELGHLSTAKMFGIRVPQYMVGFGPTLFSRKKGDTEYGIKAIPLGGYIRMIGMFPPGPDGRLEARSTSPWRGMIEDARSAAFEELKPGDESRLFYTRKPWKRVIVMFAGPFMNLILAVVIFLGVMMTFGISTQTTSVGKVSDCVIEAGQNRNTCEKGDKPAPAKAAGLKAGDKIVAFQGKDVDDWSALQSRIRDTIGPATITVERDGKRVDLHANLIKNQVSKTDGDGGYVEGKYVYAGFLGFTPASGIVQQSFGESVDRMGTMMENGVESIVALPSKIPDLWNAAFGDGERKQDSPMGVVGAARVGGEVFTLDIPPQNQIALMLFLLAGFNLSLFLFNMLPLLPLDGGHIAGALWESLRRNAAKVLRRPDPGPFDVAKLMPVAYVVAGIFICFTILVLIADVVNPVRIS, encoded by the coding sequence ATGACGACCTTGATGATGATCCTCGGCATAGGCGTCTTCGTGGTCGGGCTGCTCTTCTCGATCGCCTGGCACGAGCTCGGCCATCTGTCGACCGCGAAGATGTTCGGCATCCGCGTGCCGCAGTACATGGTCGGCTTCGGCCCGACGCTCTTCTCCCGCAAGAAGGGCGACACCGAGTACGGCATCAAGGCCATCCCGCTCGGCGGCTACATCCGCATGATCGGCATGTTCCCGCCGGGGCCCGACGGGCGCCTTGAGGCGCGGTCCACCTCGCCCTGGCGCGGCATGATCGAGGACGCGCGCTCCGCCGCGTTCGAGGAGCTCAAGCCCGGCGACGAGTCCCGGCTCTTCTACACGCGCAAGCCGTGGAAGCGCGTGATCGTCATGTTCGCGGGCCCGTTCATGAACCTGATCCTGGCCGTGGTGATCTTCCTCGGCGTGATGATGACCTTCGGCATCAGCACCCAGACCACCTCGGTCGGCAAGGTCTCCGACTGCGTCATCGAGGCCGGCCAGAACCGCAACACGTGCGAGAAGGGCGACAAGCCCGCCCCCGCCAAGGCCGCGGGCCTCAAGGCGGGCGACAAGATCGTCGCCTTCCAGGGCAAGGACGTGGACGACTGGTCCGCGCTCCAGTCGAGGATCCGCGACACGATCGGCCCCGCCACCATCACCGTCGAGCGCGACGGCAAGCGCGTCGACCTGCACGCCAACCTGATCAAGAACCAGGTCAGCAAGACGGACGGCGACGGCGGCTACGTCGAGGGCAAGTACGTGTACGCCGGATTCCTCGGCTTCACCCCCGCCTCCGGCATCGTCCAGCAGTCCTTCGGCGAGTCCGTGGACCGCATGGGCACCATGATGGAGAACGGCGTCGAGTCGATCGTCGCCCTGCCCTCCAAGATCCCCGACCTGTGGAACGCGGCGTTCGGCGACGGCGAGCGCAAGCAGGACTCCCCGATGGGCGTGGTGGGCGCGGCCCGCGTCGGCGGTGAGGTGTTCACCCTGGACATCCCGCCGCAGAACCAGATCGCGCTGATGCTGTTCCTGCTGGCCGGGTTCAACCTCTCGCTGTTCCTGTTCAACATGCTGCCGTTGCTGCCCCTGGACGGCGGTCACATCGCGGGCGCACTGTGGGAGTCGCTGCGCCGGAACGCGGCGAAGGTCCTGCGGCGACCGGACCCCGGCCCGTTCGACGTGGCGAAGCTGATGCCCGTGGCCTATGTGGTGGCGGGGATCTTCATCTGCTTCACCATCCTGGTCCTGATCGCGGATGTGGTGAACCCGGTCAGAATTTCCTAG